In one window of Leguminivora glycinivorella isolate SPB_JAAS2020 chromosome 10, LegGlyc_1.1, whole genome shotgun sequence DNA:
- the LOC125230578 gene encoding uncharacterized protein LOC125230578: MATRLLKTNSEPPMPIKHNLPCTVFPHKGSYIRKPTFVIKEKTRSQTTAELETQTENYFKTEEEIHILDIVKDSGLSSEELQNRLADNMQEKEKNSDDKSITTIDLEDDSEDANDLYAKVMKHSTNNKLVLNKIAKIFQKSKPSLPSFDPNPPSTSPTAEPCRALVERPTASPISAAGELADTLKPTIDDLQKGLVFSVMLQQMGFRLVRTEPQTQATQTEENRGNIRKRRRVFAKDDNQSVNELMGHFEQNIQRTPVAPVRPSHELSALAPEVQDVAVFQAHNSPRQQQPQQTPPHYVSEHERPSQYYPHMSALMSPQEQQRAQNTAPRSSHLSSTAAHNPFEQNQNNNTFSTSQSPVQMQNQVQRYPSQRRQSVHGPPHLSRVMSTQEANMHGSQAQQPSWGYPPYYEQNVYSQRHQ, from the exons ATGGCAACGCGCCTATTGAAAACGAATTCTGAACCCCCAATGCCAATTAAACACAATTTACCGTGTACAGTATTCCCACATAAGGGAAGTTACATCAGAAAACCAACATTTGTGATTAAAGAGAAAACTCGTTCACAGACGACAGCCGAACTAGAAACCCAAAccgaaaattattttaaaaccgAAGAAGAGATTCATATACTAGACATAGTAAAAGACAGTGGTTTGTCGAGTGAAGAACTACAAAATCGCCTTGCCGATAACATGCaggagaaagaaaaaaatagcgATGATAAATCTATTACAACGATAGATTTAGAAGATGACTCTGAAGATGCAAATGATTTATATGCTAAAGTAATGAAACATAGCACTAACAACAAGTTAGTGTTGAATAAAATTGCTAAGATATTTCAGAAAAGCAAGCCCTCGTTACCTTCCTTCGACCCAAACCCACCTTCCACGTCCCCTACTGCAGAGCCCTGTAGAGCCCTGGTAGAGCGCCCTACAGCGAGTCCCATCTCTGCAGCTGGTGAGCTGGCAGATACATTAAAACCCACAATTGACGATTTACAAAAAGGTTTAGTATTCTCAGTGATGTTACAGCAGATGGGTTTTCGCCTTGTTCGAACAGAACCGCAGACCCAAGCAACTCAAACAGAAGAAAATAGAGGCAACATTAGAAAGCGACGGCGGGTGTTTGCGAAAGATGATAATCAATCAGTCAATGAATTGATGGGTCATTTTGAGCAGAATATCCAGCGCACGCCTGTGGCTCCTGTCCGACCGTCTCATGAGTTGTCAGCGTTGGCGCCTGAAGTGCAAGATGTGGCAGTGTTCCAGGCACACAACTCGCCGCGGCAGCAGCAGCCGCAACAGACTCCGCCGCACTACGTGTCCGAGCACGAGAGGCCGTCGCAGTACTACCCGCACATGTCTGCCTTGATGTCGCCGCAGGAGCAGCAGCGTGCACAGAATACAGCGCCGAGAAGTTCTCATTTGAGTTCAACAGCGGCACATAATCCCTTTGAGCAGAATCAAAACAACAATACATTCAGTACATCACAATCT CCAGTCCAAATGCAGAACCAAGTCCAGCGGTACCCCAGTCAAAGACGGCAGAGCGTGCACGGGCCGCCGCACCTGTCCCGCGTGATGTCCACCCAAGAGGCCAACATGCACGGTTCACAGGCGCAGCAACCGAGCTGGGGCTACCCGCCTTATTACGAGCAGAATGTCTACTCTCAGAGACACCAGTAA